The window CGTCGATAGCGCTCATTCGGATACTCGGAAACTGATCGATATCAGTGTCGCTGACTCATAAGTGGTGGCCCGTAATCGAGGGACTGACCGCCGATGCCCCACGCCCGCATCCATCTCCTGTGCGAGGGATGGTGGAGCTACCCGACCGTGCCACACCAATCCGGAAGCACACGGTTTACGGCTGGGGGTGGTCATCCCCGGGCGTGGGCATCTACGACCGGTATCTCGAGGCACGCATCCGCACCAGCGACGCCGACCGGCCCGACCACGTCGCGCTCGTCATCACGGAGCGGGACCTCCTGGAGCCGGGCGCCTACGAGACGCTCGCGGACTTCTTCGGCTGGGCGTTCGACCTCGGCGCCGAACGCGTCACCGTCTACGTGAGCGTCATCGACGAGGACGCCGTCCCGACGCTGCGCCGGGCGTTCGACGAGGTCGAGGCGCCCCGCGAGGTCGCGGTCCGGGGCCCGGGCGACGAGGAGCGCGCCGACACACCCATCCGCGTCTCGATGGGGCTGGGCGGCCGCGACGAGTTCGCCGCCGCCGTCCGGGGGGTCGCCGAGGAGGTGCAGGCGGGCGACCTCGACCCCGAGGACATCACCGAGAGCGACATCGAGGACCGACTCGTCTTCCCCGAACCGCCGGATATCGTCCTGAAGACCGGCGCAGAGCGCCTCTCCGATTTCATGATCTGGCAGTCCGTCTACTCGGAACTCTACTTCACGGACGTCAACTGGCGGGACTTCCGCTACCGCGACTACCTCCGGGCAGTCCGGGATTTCCAGGAGCGTCAGCGGCGGTTCGGCCGGTAGGCCGAACGCCGTCGCGAGCGCCAGCGAAGCGACGGACGTTCGGGCGCTGGTCCGGAGCTCGCCCCGCGCCACAACCGTTTCCCGGGCGCGCCGCCACGCCACCGTATGACCGAGTTCGACCCCGAGAAGTTCGAGGCCAAGTACGTCCACTATTTCGAGGAACTGGAGTCGGCGTACACAGCCGCGTATCAGGACCTGCACGGCGAGGTCGACTCCGCCGTACTGCGCCCCATCGACCGGCGAGTGCTGTCGGGGAGCGAGCCGTTCTACGAGGGCGACGGCGAGTTCCGCGTCGAGTTGCCCGACGAACCGTACGAGCGGGCGGGCCAGCCGGGCGACCGGGAGCGGTTCGAGGCTGTGCTCGACGACCTGGTCGCTGCCATCGAGCGCGAACTCCGCGCGGAGTTCGGGTTCGCGGACGGGTCGGAGTAGTCCGGACGGGCGGCAGCGTTCACCCGATGTCGGCGGTCCCGAACCGACGGGCCCCGACCAGCAGGCCGACGGCAGCCAGCGCCAGCAGGACCAGCGCCGAGACGGCCGCCGGGCCGGCACCGGCCTCGGCGGACATCGGCGTCGAGGCGGCCACGAGCCAGCGACTCACCACGCTCAGCGCCAGCGTCGGGTTGAGCGCCGGGACGTAGGCGGACAGCGCAGAGGGCAGGACCGCCCGGAGTCCAGGTTCCAGCACCGCCTTCCAGACCGGCGCGTTCCACGCCAGGACGACGTACGTCCCGGCGATGGCGGCCAGCGCGCGGTACTGGGAGGCGAACGCCGCCGACAGCCCGACCGCGAACGTGGTCCAGGCGGCGCCGTACAGCAGCACCCACCCACCGACCAGCAGGAACGGGACGACGGCCAGGCGCTCGTTGACGGCGAGCATCCCGGCCATGACGACCAGCAGTGTGGCGAAGACGGCGACGAGGAGCGCGACACGGGCCAGCAGTTTCCCCAGGAGCACGTCACGGCGGGTGCCCGAGAGCCCGAGCAGCAGCCGGATGGAGCCGGACTCGCGCTCGGCGGCGACGGCACCGTACGCCAGCGCAGCCACCACCAGGAACAGGTACGTCGACAGGTAGCCCGGGACGAGCAGGACGCCCTCGACGGCCGGTGGCGGCCCGCCCTCGACTGCGCGGAGCGCCCCCGTCCGGCTCCAGAAGGTGGGAAGCACGAGCAGCGCCACCAGGACGAGCGCACCCCACACCAGCCGGCTCCGCCGCGCGTGGCGGAGGTCCTCGCGGGTGACGGTCGGCACGCGCGTGGTCGCCGTCATGGGTCGGGCACCTCCGTTGCGACCGATGTGGTCGCGTCGGCGGCCCTGGACGGTCCGCTCTCGGGCGGTCCGCTCTCGGCGGCAGCACCCCCCGTGAGTTCGACGAACAGTCGCTCCAGCGACGCGCCGGCCGGTCCGACCCGGGTCACGGTCGCGCCGGCAGCTGTCAGGTCGGTAACGACGGGCCCGGTGACCGCCGCGTCCGCACAGCGGACCCGGACCCGGCCCTCGTCGCGCGCCGCCCGGACCACGCCGTCGCGAGCGGAGAGGTCGACGCCCTCGGGGACGGCCGTCGCAACGACGACGTGCTCGGCACGGCCGTCCAGCCGCTCGCGGAGGCCGGCCACGGTGTCGACGGCGACCAGTTCTCCGCCGTGCAGCACGCCCAGCCGGTCACAGAGCGTCTCGACCTGCCCGGTGATATGGCTGGAGAGGAACACCGCGGCACCGCGGTCGCGCTCCTCGCGGACGACCTGCCGGACCCGGCGGGCCCCCTCGGGGTCGAGACCGGCCAGCGGCTCGTCGAGGACGAGCAGGTCCGGCTCGTTGACGAGGGCGAGCGCCAGCGCCAGCCGCTGACGCATCCCCGTCGAGAACCCGTCGACGGCGCGGTCCGCCGCGTCCGCGATGCCGACGCGCTCCAGCAGCGCCTCGGCGTCGTCGTCGGCCCGCTGCATCTCGATGGCCAGTCGCACGTGGTCGCGGGCGGTGGCGCGCCCGTAGAAGCCCGTCCCCTCCGCGACCACGCCGACCCGCTCGCGGACGGCCCGTGGCGCCGCGTGCGGGTCCCGACCGAGCACGCGGACGGTGCCGTCGCTCGGGGCGGCGAACCCCAGCAGCAGATCGATGGTCGTGGACTTGCCCGCACCGTTCGGCCCGAGGAAGCCGAACACCTCGCCCCGCTCGACAGTCAGGTCCAGCGACCGAACCGCCGTGACCGACCCGTACTGCTTCGTCAGCGACTCCGTCTCGATAGCGACCATACGTCACGCTCGGACCGGTCCGTGGCTAAACCCACCGCACGGTTCAACACCCATTTCAGTCTCTCCGCCCGAGATATAATCGAGTTATACCACCAGATTTTACCCTCGTGGGGTGGACCAGCCAGCCATGTACGGAGTCTCCTCGGCGGCGAACGGAGGGATGCACGGATGGCGGTGAGCAGCACGGTGGCGCTGGGTGCGACCGTCGTCACGCTCGCGGTCTTCGCGGCCATCGGCATCTACTACAGCCGCGGCGACGGGAGCGTCGAGTCGTTCATCAGCGCCCGCGACAGCGTCGGCGGCTACCGGATGGGTGCCACGGTCCTGGCATCGAGCATGGGCGCGTGGATTCTGTTCTCGCCGGCCGAGGCCGGCGCCGCGTTCGGCGGCATCACCGCCGTCGCGGGCTACGCCGCCGGGAGCGCGCTCGCGCTGCTGGCGTACGTGAAGCTGGGGCCACGCATCCGCGAACTGATTCCGGAGGGCCACTCACTGACCGAGTACGCCTACGTCAGGTACGGGCCCGCAGCGTACGCGTACGTGCTCGTGGTGAGCGTCGCCTACATGTTCGTCTTCCTCGCGGCCGAGTTCACCGGCATCGCGGGCGCGCTCTCGCTGGTCGCGGGCGTCCCGGCGTGGCAGACCGCCGCGCTCGTCGGCGGGTTCGTCTTGCTGTACACGGGCTACGGCGGCCTGCGAGCGAGCATCGTCACCGACACGGTACAGACGGCTGTCCTGCTCCCGCTCGTCGCGGTGGGCTTCGCCGGCGCCGTCTTCGCGCTCGGCGGCCCCGGCGAGCTCGTCCGGGAGACGACCGCCTCGAACCCAGACCTCCTCGACCTCGGCTTCCTCCCCGGGCTCCAGTTCGGGGTCTACGTCGTGGTCGCCGTCGTGGGCGCGGAACTGGTCAACCAGGCGTGGTGGCAGCGAATCTACGCCGCGGCCGACGACACGTCGCTCCGGCGCGGGTTCGGCCTCGGCGCGGCACTCGTGGTCCCGATGGTGCTGTTCGCCGGACTGTTCGGTGTCTTCGCGGCCGGTACCGGCGCGCTCGCCGAAGGCGAGGCCTCCATCGCCTTCTTCGTCCTGCTCCAGCAGTCGTTCCCCGACTGGGTCGTGCTGGTCGTCGTCCTCGTAGCAGTGCTGCTGGTGACGAGTTCGGCGGACACGCTGTTCAACGCCATCGCCAGTCTCGTCACCTCGGACCTGCCGCGGTTGCTGGACGACCCCTCGGGCGACCGACTCACGGCGGCCGCACGCGGGCTCACAGCGGTCGTCGCGCTCGCCGCGACGGTCATCGGCGCACAGGAGTACAGCGTCCTGGCCATCTTCCTCACGGCGGACCTGCTGGCGGCGGCGACGTTCGGCCCGCTACTGTCCGGTCTCTACACCCCGCGGCTATCCGGCGGGGGGCTGCTCGTCTCCAGCGTCGCGGGGCTGCTCGTCGGCCTCCTGTTCTTCCCGACCGCCCGCGGCGTCCTCACGGGGCTCCCGGGCGCGAGCGCGCTTCCCGAAGCGTCGTTCCTCTACAGTTTCCTCGGAGCGGCCGTCGTCTCGCTGGGGCTGGCGGCGCTCGCGACGCGGGTCGCGCCCGCTGACTACGACCTCGACCGGCTCTCGCGGGAGATACAGACACTGGACAGGGGGAGAGGTGGCCGGGAGGAGACCGCCCCCGCCGACGACTGAGACGCCCACGGGCCCCGGACGAGGCCCCGACGCCGGGGACCCGACGACCATCCCGGCCTGGTTCCCGAATTCCAGGATTCGTAGATAAATCCATCAACACCTGCAAGAAGCAGTCTTCATGAGCGACGTTTGTGCGAACTGTTCCGAGGCTGCCAGCATCATCTGCACGTACTCGGTCCACAACGGTGGAACGGTCACGGAGCCGCTGTGCGAGGAATGTGCGAGTGTCCTGGCCGGGCTGGCATCGGTCGGCAATATCGAAACCACGGAGTACCTCGGCGACGAGTAATCAGAGTAATCAGAGGAATAAGAACTTTATTTGGATACTAACATATCTTTACGGACTATAATAGAATTAAACCGAGAACAATGATATAGAACGCGATATTCGGAACCTACCCCAGTCGAGCCGGGTCATCGGTCGGAACCACGTCCACGACGACCTCATCCCCGACGGCGTGGTCGTGCCCGCGGGCGACCACCTTCGCGCCCAGTTCCTCGCGGCCGACGAACAGCGACAGGCCCGTGACCGGCTCCCCATCGAGGCGGACCGCCACGTCGCCCCACGTCACGTCCCGGTCGCGGGCGACACCGACGCGCTGGCCGAGCAGGGTGACGGGTTCCTCTCGGCCGCCGGCTGCGGGCGCGTTCGACCCGAAACGCCCCCCGCCGGCGTAGTGGCGCAACCCCCCATCCAGCGGGCGCCCCTCGTCGCTGGCGAGGGCGGCCCAGCCGTCGCCCGGATGCGCGGGGCGGTCCAGCCGGACGTACGTCTCGCCGACCTCGACGACGGTACCGTGCCCGTCCCAGCCGATGGGCGTGATGCCGACATCCGCGCCGAGCGAGAGCCGCGGCGACCCACGCGCCCGGAGCAGGTTCGCGCCGCGATGCCGGAGTTCGAGATGGACGTGGTTGGCGACCCACGGCGCGAAGAAGCCCGAACGGACGAGTCGACCCAGCGGCTCCCCCGGCTCGACCCGGTCGCCCGGCGCCACCGCAGGGTCGACGTGGAGGACCCGGGCGACCCACTCCTCGTCGTACTCGTTGCCGTCGAGGGTGAGGCCGGGTGTCGCCTCCTCCTCGACCGACAGGAGCAGGACCGTGTCGGTGGCCTCGGCGTACGTCTTCTCGGGAACGCGGCGCTCCTGGATGTCGAGGACGGTCCCCGCAACCGGCGAGGGCGCCAGGTCGTCGTCACGGTCCGGATACAGGTCGACCGCACAGCCGAGGTCGTGCGCCGGATACGGGGAGTTGTACAGCGAGAAGCGCGGATAGCGCGAGAGGAGGGCATCCCCCAGCGTTGGCATACCCGCCGTTGGGGCGTCCGTCGTTTAGCGCCGTCGCTACCCGACCGGGGACCGGCACCGTGCTACCCAGTGCCACAGATATATCGATGCCGAGCGCTATCCACCGGGCATGGGGCGCCTCTCGGAACTCGTCTCCCTGGCGGTCAGCGCGGTCGCGGTCCCGTTCCGCCTGGCGGGCCGAGCGGCCGGCTACCTCGTGGCACTTGGGCTCGTGGCGGCAGCGGCGGCGGTCGTCGTGGCAGCCTGCACGTTCGGTTGGCTGCTCGTCCTCTCCGTCGTCGACCTGACCGTGGGCGTTCCACTGGAACCACTCGGACTCGTGACGGTGGTCGGACTTCCCGCGGCCGTGAACGGCGTACCGCTGCTGTATCCCGTGGTACTGGGAGTACTGACCAGCGTCGGGCTGGGATGGCCGAGCGTGGACCGTGAGACGGAGTTCTCGCCGCCGATAACGCCGCCGTAGGGGCCTCCGACCGCTACACCAGCCCGATCTCCTCGGCCACCTCACGGTACGTCTCGTAGAAGGCGGCGGGTTCGGCCAGTGCGCCGGCCGCGACGCCGAAGACGTTCACGGTGGCCTCGCCGGCGGGGCCCTCCAGCGCAACCGACCAGTTCAGCCGACCCTGCTGCCACTCGCCGTCGTGGCTCCGCACCAGGGTCTCGCCGAAGTAGCTCCCGAACTGGACGGCCACGCCGGAGAGGGCATCCGGGTCGCTGTCGGCAGCGTCGGCCGCATCCTCGGGCCCGTAGTACGTGTCGACCAGCGAGTCCAGATGCCGGAGCGACTCGGGCGTGAAGTCGAGCGGGTAGTCGTCCCAGTAGTCGGCGCACTGCTCGGCGGCGACACGGAACGACTCGGGTGGGTCGGGGTCGGCATCCGCTGACACGTCCCGACCTGCGGGCGCGAGCGCCGAAGCCCTTGCGCTCGACTACTCGAACAGCGAGCCCTCGGTGACGGGGATGTCGGTCGGGCCGTCGGCGGGCCCGCCGGTCGCATCGACCGCGTCGGTCGGCCGGACTGCGTCGTCGACGACCTCGCCACCGTCCGGGACAACCGTCGGCGTCGCCTGCTGCCTGGCGCTGTCGAGCAGGCTCCCGCCGACGTAGCCCAGCGCGGCCCCGAGCCCGGCGTTGAACCCGGTCGCGAAGGGGCCGCCGTGTTTCGAACCGACCTTCGTCCCGAGGTACGCGCCGGTCTGTGCGCCGTAGCGGGCGCCGCGGTCGCTGCGCTTGCACGGGCAGAGCTTCATACACACCCTTGGGACGGGACGGGTTTCAATCCGTCCCCGAACGGAGGTCGGAACCGCCAGACGGCGGACTGTCGAGCTTCCGCAAGGGCGACCCCAGTATTATCAGCGTCCCGGGCAAAATCCACAGCTATGCCCGTTCGCAACACGGCCTGCCCGGTCTGTGGGGCGGAGGCGCTGGTGAACGTACCCGACGCCGATACGAAGATACGGAAGGTCGAGCCCCCGGACATGAACTCCTATCCGGACACGAAGGCAGCGTGCAAGGAGTGCGGCGACACGTTCTACGCGTGGTACAGTTGACCCGGTGCCGGGGCTCCAGTCGTGCGCGTGGCGCAGAGCGAACGGTCAGTGCTCGTCCATCAGCTCGATGTCGGCGACGAGCTGGTCGGGCGAGCGGCCCTTGCGGATGCCATCCAGCATCGTGAACGCCTGGTCCGGCGCGAGGAAGTGCCGGCAGACGACCTGCCCCATGTCCGTCGGTTCGAGGCCGCTGATGAAGTCGTACTCCAGCAGCTTCCCGAGGGCGTGCTTCGTCGGCACCTCGCCGACCATCCGGGCGTTGAGCCGCTTCGCCTGGTCGCCGCCCACGACGAGGTTGGCCAGCGTCTCCTCGACGGCGGCGCCCTCGTCGTAGGTCGTCACGACCGGCTCCATCTCCCCCTTCAGGAGCTTGAACGCCACCTCGTCCTCGGTCATCTCCATCGAGTTGTGGTAGGAGCCGTCCGGCTCCACGAGCAGGTAGACGGTCCCCTTGTCGTGGTAGTCCGGGCGGCCCGCGCGCCCGAGCATCTGCGAGAACTCCTGCACCGAGAGCCACTCGATACCCATCGCCAGCGAGTCGAAGATGACCTGCGAGGCGGGGAAGTCGACCCCGGCTGCGAGCGCAGCCGTCGTGACGACCGCGGCGAGGTCCTGGTCGCCGAACTGCCGTTCGACCTTCTTGCGGCGCTTGTAATCGAGCCCGGCGTGGTACGGCGCCGAATCGTACTGCAACCGCCGCGAGACCTCGTGGCACCGCCGCCGCGAGTTGGTGAAGATGATGGTCTGTCCGCGATACCCCTTGCTCGATTTCGTGTCGAACGCGCGCTTGACCAGCCGGTCCTCGATGTCGACCTTCTCCTGGTCGTCGGCGAAGGTGACGTGGCGCTCGATGGGTACCGGCCGCTCCTCGAACTCGATGAGGGTAGCCTGCAGCGACCTCGCCAGCGATTCGGGGTTGCCGACCGTCGCCGAGAGGTAGACCCACTGCGTGTCCTGGTTCCGCGTCTCCGTGTAGTACTTCAGCCGCGAGATGAGGCCGTCCAGCCGGTGGCCGCGCTCCTCCTCGCCGAGCGTGTGGACCTCGTCGATGACGACGGTCCCGATCTCGCCGAGGTTCCGACCCGTCCGGAGGGCGTGGTCGATACCCTCGTAGGTGCCGACGATGACATCGGCCCCGGGGTCGAACCGCTCGCCGTCATCGTTGACGCGGGAGGCCCCGACGCGCAGCGTGACATCGACGACATCGCCGTACTCGTCCTGGAAATCGTCGTACTTCTGGTTCGCCAGCGCGACGAGCGGGACGAGGAACAGCATCTTCCCCTCGCCGTTGAGCGCCCGGTCGATACCGGCCATCTCGCCGACGAGCGTCTTCCCGGTCGCCGTGGCGCTCACGACGAGCTGGTCCTGGCCCTCCGTGGCGCCGTTGGCGACCGCCAGCGACTGCACCGGGAGCAGCGAGTCGAACCGGTTCTCCAGCTTCGACTGCATCCCGGGATGGAGCCCGAGCGAGTCCACCGGGATGGGGTCGACCTCGTCGACGGTCGCCGATATCTCGTCGAACTTCGTCAGGTCCGGGTCCAGATTGCCCGAGAGGAGGTTCCGGATGCGTTCGAGGTCGCCCACGTCCAGCAGGAGCTCCTCCAGCCGGTCCCGGGCGCTCGAACGGAGCCCCCGGTACTCGGCCTCGCGTTCGAGTTCCCGCATCGCACAGTCCGGGCAGATGTACTCGTTGTCCGTCTCGATCTGCCGCTCGCTCGTCAGCGGGGAGTACCGGCCCGCCGACGCGCACTTCCGGCAGGTCCGGACCGCCTTCGTCTTGTCGTCGAGCTGATAGCCGGCGAACAGCTCGCGCAGGCGTTCGCGGGCCTCGGGCGCCGTCTGCTCGGAGATGCGGATGCGCGTCGCCCGGCGCGCGATATCGACGAACTGGTCCGGGGAGCGCGGCTCCTCGTCGTCCCCGCGGAGGACGCGGAACCGGCCCGGCCGGGCGCCCGCATCCGTCTCCTTCAGCTGGAGCCGCCCGCGGAAGACGCGGTCGCCGTCCCGGATGGCGGCGACCGTGAAGTCGTCCTCGTCCCGCTGATGGAGGAAGAGCGTATCCACCGACGCGACCTGCTGTGACACGGATAGCGGTAGGGGAAGGGGGGATTTCAGCGTTCGGAGTCCGCACTAGAACGAGGGGGGATTCGTTCGACAGCCACGACAGAACCCTGTTGAAAGCCCCCGCCGTTTCAGTCCCACTCGTGTCGGCTGTCCGGGCGGGCGTCGTCGACCCGAGACGACGGTGTGTGCGTCACTCGTCGACGAGGTCGATGGTGTCGTCGCCGCTCGGGACCGCGCAGATGAAACGTCCTTCCTCGTCGCCCTCGTTGCGGTACCAGTGGACGGTGCCAGCGGGGATGAGCAGCGAGTCGCCCGCGCTGACGACGTGTTCCTCATCGCCGATACCGACGACGTACTCACCCTCCAGCACGTACTGCTCGTGTTCGATCTCGTTGGTGTGCTTCGGGACCTCGGCGCCCGGGTCGAGGACGAACCGCCGGATGGCGAGGTTCGGCGCGCCATCGTCCTCGCCGACCAGGACGCCCTTGTGCATCCCCTCAGCGGCACTCACGGACTCGTACTCGACCTCGCCGGCGCGTCGGACCAGTGGCCGCGGGCCGGAATCGACGTCACTCATACGAACCCCTCTACCCGCCATCCGCATTAGCCCTTCCACGCCACAGAATATCCTACTCTAGCCAAGGTAAGATATATTTCAAATCAATCGTCCAGATATTTCTACTACCACCGTATATTTACCCCCATTACGACCTTATTTATGGTGGAGATACGTTGCCGAGTGTATGGCAGCGAACAGCGCGGACTCCGAGCGGATGGCGCCCGCTCCCGACGACCAGCCGGTGGCGGACGCCTCGCCGGCCCTGTCCGAGAGTGTGACGGTGACGCTGTGGCTTCGCGGGTCCGCACCGAGCGTGGCGCGGGAGCGCCAGGACCGAATCGAGGCCCGCGTCGCCGCGTTCGCGGAGGCGGGCGTGACGACCGAGGTTCGGGAGTGGCCCGACACCGTGACCGACCCGTCGACGGACCGCCAGCGGGCCGCGGTCGAGGCGTTCGACCGCTACCGGGCCGTCGCGGGGATGCAGGGCGTTCGACTGGACCCGTTCTTCGAGTGCCGGACGAACCCGGACGGGAGCCGGACCATCCGCTTCCCGGTCGCGTGTCTCGCGCTCGAACGCGACGACGACCTCACCGGCCTCTACCCCTGCTACGTCGACGGCGGCCACGCCGCCATCGAGGACGGACTGTCGGCCATCGAGGACGGGGGCGCGGAGAACCTCCGCTGAGGGCCGCCCGGGCCGCGCCGACCTATCGCTCCGATAATCTTGCCGGGCACGACGGACTGAAACCCAGCAACTGGGAGCCGTCGAGCCACTACTTGATGGGGGACCGCCTTCTCTCGACCATGACCGCGAGTCCACTGACCGCAGGGCTGGCGCCCGAGGCCGAGTCCGAGACCCCGCCGCTCCCGGAGGGCGTGACGGTGACCCTCTGGGTCCGCGCGACCACGCCGGAGGCGGACGAGGAGGCAGACGAACAGCAGACACGCCTCCGCGAACGCGTGACGGTCCTCGCCGAGGCGGGCGTCGAGACGACCGTCCACGAGTGCCCCGACCACGTCACCGACCCCGGGACCATGGTCGAGACGGCCGCGCTACAGGCGTTCGACCACTACCGGGCCGTCGCGGGCCGCCTCGGAGTGCGGCTCGACCCGTTCTTCCGCTGCTGGACGAACCCCGACGGGAGCCGCACCGTCGTGTACCCGCCGGCCTGCCTCGCCATCGAACGGGAGGGGACCCTGACGAGGCTCTACCCCTGCGAGGTCGACGGCGAGCGGTTCACCGTCGAGGACGCGCTCGACGCCATCGAGACGGGCGAGGTCGAGAACCTCCGCTGAGGGCCGGCAGGGCGGGCAACGGCCGTGGACCTGCGGAGCGATTCCCCCGGCCGCCGTTCGGAAACCCATTTACCGACGCTCGCCGCAACGGACGGTATGTACCTGGCATTCCGCGAGTCCGTCCGCGACGCCGTCGCGGACGCGCTCGACGCCGCGGGCTACCCGACCGACGACCTCGGGGTGGAGGACCCCCCAGACGGGGTGGACGCGACGCTGGCCTCCAGCGTCGCCTTCCGACTGGCGAGCGAGGCGGGGGCCCCGCCGCCGCAGGTCGCGGGCGAACTCGCCGAGCACATCGACGCCACCGACTACGAGTACGTCGCGGCGGTCCGCGCGCAGGGCCCGTATCTCAACTTCTTCACCGACGACGCCTACCTCGCCGACACCCTGCAGGGCGCCACGGCGCCGGACTGGGGGCACCTGCCCGACCGCGATACGTCCGTCGTGGTCGAGCACACCTCCGCCAACCCGACGGGCCCGGTCCACGTCGGCCGGGCGCGCAACCCAATCATCGGTGACGCGGTCGCGAACGTGCTCGACGCGGCCGGCTACGACGTCGACCGGCACTACTACGTCAACGACGCCGGGCGGCAGATGGCCGTCTTCACCTGGGCGTACGAGCGGTTCGACGAGGAGGACCTCCCCGACCCCGAGCGCGACCGCGCGGAGTACGAGATGGTCCGCTACTACCGCAAGGGCAACGACGTCCTGGAGAACGCCGACCCCGCCGAAGTCGACGAGGCCGAGGCCGAAATCGAGGCCATCCTGCAGGGCCTCGAGGACGGCGACGAGGAGACCTACGAGCGCGTGAGCGAGGTCGTCGACACCGTCCTCGGCGGGATGCAGGAGTGTCTCGGACGCCTCCCCGCGGAATTCGACGAGTTCGTCAAGGAGACGCGGTTCATGCGCAACGGCGACACGGACGACGTAGTCGAGCGCCTGCAGGAGCTGGACTGTGCGGTCTACGAGGAGGAGGCCTGGCAACTCGACCTGCCCGACTTCGAGAAGAACCTCGTCTTCCTCCGCTCGGACGGCACCTCGCTGTACACGACCCGCGACCTCGCGCACCACGAGTGGAAGTTCGACAACTACGACCGCGCCGTGACCGTTCTCG of the Haloglomus salinum genome contains:
- a CDS encoding cupin domain-containing protein, encoding MSDVDSGPRPLVRRAGEVEYESVSAAEGMHKGVLVGEDDGAPNLAIRRFVLDPGAEVPKHTNEIEHEQYVLEGEYVVGIGDEEHVVSAGDSLLIPAGTVHWYRNEGDEEGRFICAVPSGDDTIDLVDE
- a CDS encoding ABC transporter permease, yielding MTATTRVPTVTREDLRHARRSRLVWGALVLVALLVLPTFWSRTGALRAVEGGPPPAVEGVLLVPGYLSTYLFLVVAALAYGAVAAERESGSIRLLLGLSGTRRDVLLGKLLARVALLVAVFATLLVVMAGMLAVNERLAVVPFLLVGGWVLLYGAAWTTFAVGLSAAFASQYRALAAIAGTYVVLAWNAPVWKAVLEPGLRAVLPSALSAYVPALNPTLALSVVSRWLVAASTPMSAEAGAGPAAVSALVLLALAAVGLLVGARRFGTADIG
- a CDS encoding DUF5783 family protein, yielding MTEFDPEKFEAKYVHYFEELESAYTAAYQDLHGEVDSAVLRPIDRRVLSGSEPFYEGDGEFRVELPDEPYERAGQPGDRERFEAVLDDLVAAIERELRAEFGFADGSE
- a CDS encoding HTH domain-containing protein, which gives rise to MTASPLTAGLAPEAESETPPLPEGVTVTLWVRATTPEADEEADEQQTRLRERVTVLAEAGVETTVHECPDHVTDPGTMVETAALQAFDHYRAVAGRLGVRLDPFFRCWTNPDGSRTVVYPPACLAIEREGTLTRLYPCEVDGERFTVEDALDAIETGEVENLR
- a CDS encoding DEAD/DEAH box helicase, translated to MSQQVASVDTLFLHQRDEDDFTVAAIRDGDRVFRGRLQLKETDAGARPGRFRVLRGDDEEPRSPDQFVDIARRATRIRISEQTAPEARERLRELFAGYQLDDKTKAVRTCRKCASAGRYSPLTSERQIETDNEYICPDCAMRELEREAEYRGLRSSARDRLEELLLDVGDLERIRNLLSGNLDPDLTKFDEISATVDEVDPIPVDSLGLHPGMQSKLENRFDSLLPVQSLAVANGATEGQDQLVVSATATGKTLVGEMAGIDRALNGEGKMLFLVPLVALANQKYDDFQDEYGDVVDVTLRVGASRVNDDGERFDPGADVIVGTYEGIDHALRTGRNLGEIGTVVIDEVHTLGEEERGHRLDGLISRLKYYTETRNQDTQWVYLSATVGNPESLARSLQATLIEFEERPVPIERHVTFADDQEKVDIEDRLVKRAFDTKSSKGYRGQTIIFTNSRRRCHEVSRRLQYDSAPYHAGLDYKRRKKVERQFGDQDLAAVVTTAALAAGVDFPASQVIFDSLAMGIEWLSVQEFSQMLGRAGRPDYHDKGTVYLLVEPDGSYHNSMEMTEDEVAFKLLKGEMEPVVTTYDEGAAVEETLANLVVGGDQAKRLNARMVGEVPTKHALGKLLEYDFISGLEPTDMGQVVCRHFLAPDQAFTMLDGIRKGRSPDQLVADIELMDEH
- a CDS encoding undecaprenyl diphosphate synthase family protein encodes the protein MGIYDRYLEARIRTSDADRPDHVALVITERDLLEPGAYETLADFFGWAFDLGAERVTVYVSVIDEDAVPTLRRAFDEVEAPREVAVRGPGDEERADTPIRVSMGLGGRDEFAAAVRGVAEEVQAGDLDPEDITESDIEDRLVFPEPPDIVLKTGAERLSDFMIWQSVYSELYFTDVNWRDFRYRDYLRAVRDFQERQRRFGR
- a CDS encoding ABC transporter ATP-binding protein, producing the protein MVAIETESLTKQYGSVTAVRSLDLTVERGEVFGFLGPNGAGKSTTIDLLLGFAAPSDGTVRVLGRDPHAAPRAVRERVGVVAEGTGFYGRATARDHVRLAIEMQRADDDAEALLERVGIADAADRAVDGFSTGMRQRLALALALVNEPDLLVLDEPLAGLDPEGARRVRQVVREERDRGAAVFLSSHITGQVETLCDRLGVLHGGELVAVDTVAGLRERLDGRAEHVVVATAVPEGVDLSARDGVVRAARDEGRVRVRCADAAVTGPVVTDLTAAGATVTRVGPAGASLERLFVELTGGAAAESGPPESGPSRAADATTSVATEVPDP
- a CDS encoding sodium:solute symporter family transporter; translation: MAVSSTVALGATVVTLAVFAAIGIYYSRGDGSVESFISARDSVGGYRMGATVLASSMGAWILFSPAEAGAAFGGITAVAGYAAGSALALLAYVKLGPRIRELIPEGHSLTEYAYVRYGPAAYAYVLVVSVAYMFVFLAAEFTGIAGALSLVAGVPAWQTAALVGGFVLLYTGYGGLRASIVTDTVQTAVLLPLVAVGFAGAVFALGGPGELVRETTASNPDLLDLGFLPGLQFGVYVVVAVVGAELVNQAWWQRIYAAADDTSLRRGFGLGAALVVPMVLFAGLFGVFAAGTGALAEGEASIAFFVLLQQSFPDWVVLVVVLVAVLLVTSSADTLFNAIASLVTSDLPRLLDDPSGDRLTAAARGLTAVVALAATVIGAQEYSVLAIFLTADLLAAATFGPLLSGLYTPRLSGGGLLVSSVAGLLVGLLFFPTARGVLTGLPGASALPEASFLYSFLGAAVVSLGLAALATRVAPADYDLDRLSREIQTLDRGRGGREETAPADD
- a CDS encoding HTH domain-containing protein; its protein translation is MAANSADSERMAPAPDDQPVADASPALSESVTVTLWLRGSAPSVARERQDRIEARVAAFAEAGVTTEVREWPDTVTDPSTDRQRAAVEAFDRYRAVAGMQGVRLDPFFECRTNPDGSRTIRFPVACLALERDDDLTGLYPCYVDGGHAAIEDGLSAIEDGGAENLR